One window of Pieris napi chromosome 1, ilPieNapi1.2, whole genome shotgun sequence genomic DNA carries:
- the LOC125058368 gene encoding septin-7 isoform X2, translating to MNGSAATVNGTVNGTNGSLNGIGAAPRTATLGTPSSYAYTSSGSLLGRGGSARPVPPPTLPKYSGSFSAGSVSSAGLRERDREGTGGSHRLASLERLALRQRIIEQSANNQIVTGALNNSTTSTGPTSATVTLTDTATLQSKRELFFKSESVSSGGVSATGLPNTTPPAPPLAPSSLKDALAKRSATLPEPQENNHVEANGTAKLISSASVDIKPNPPQMPAPPVPTSAPPAAPLRSTENIIKKPDHPPVAPKPELPKIEKPKTKELDGYVGFANLPNQVYRKAVKKGFEFTLMVVGETGLGKSTLINSLFLTDVYDKDKHPGPSLRVKKTVGVETSIVLLKENGVNLTLTIVDTPGFGDAVDNSNCWQPIIDFVESKYEEFLNAESRVTRQAAPPDTRVHCCLYFIAPSGHGLKPLDVEFMQRLGDKVNIIPVIAKADTMTPEECMEFKEQIMKEINQHKIKIYDFPESTGEEGEGDATKTLRNRVPFAVVGANTVIEQDGKRIRGRKYPWGIAEVENLEHCDFLALRNMVIRTHLQDLKDVTSSVHYENYRCRKLAGLSHDGKPHRINSNNFCPQGLMNSFMTVWNPLAQMEEEKREHDQKMKKMESEMEQVFESKVREKRAKLKESEAELARRHEATRRALEAQARELEERQRALQAEQSAWERETGLSLDDLRRRSLEANSKETMDGKEKKDKKKKDWSFKNVTSGIAL from the exons ATGAACGGCAGTGCAGCGACGGTGAATGGTACCGTCAATGGTACCAACGGTTCTCTTAATGGAATTGGCGCTGCTCCACGTACAGCTACACTTGGAACTCCAAGCAGTTATGCATATACATCCAGCGGCTCCTTACTTGGTAGAGGAGGGTCGGCAAGGCCAGTGCCGCCACCGACGTTGCCCAAATACAGTGGATCGTTTAGCGCTGGTAGTGTTAGTTCTGCCGGATTGAGGGAAAGGGATAGGGAAGGAACAGGTGGTTCTCACAGATTAGCAAGTTTAGAAAGATTAGCACTTCGACAGAGGATTATAGAACAAAGTGCAAATAACCAGATAGTTACTGGTGCGCTCAATAATTCCACTACCAGTACTGGACCCACCTCAGCCACAGTCACCCTCACCGACACGGCTACA TTACAAAGTAAACGCGAGCTGTTCTTCAAGTCTGAATCAGTAAGCAGCGGCGGGGTGAGCGCAACAGGGCTGCCAAACACTACGCCGCCCGCTCCGCCGCTAGCGCCCTCGTCCCTTAAGGACGCGCTCGCGAAACGCTCGGCGACTCTCCCCGAGCCGCAAGAGAACAATCACGTAGAAGCGAATGGTACAGCGAAGTTGATTAGTAGCGCATCAGTTGACATAAAACCCAACCCGCCACAGATGCCCGCCCCGCCGGTACCAACATCAGCTCCGCCTGCTGCGCCACTCAGGAGTACAGAGAATATAATTAAG aaGCCCGATCACCCACCAGTCGCCCCAAAACCAGAACTACCTAAAATAGAAAAACCCAAAACCAAAGAACTAGATGGTTACGTCGGCTTTGCAAATCTGCCGAACCAAGTATACAGGAAAGCTGTCAAAAAGGGCTTTGAATTCACTTTGATGGTTGTTG GTGAAACCGGTTTGGGAAAGTCTACATTAATAAACTCGTTGTTCCTGACCGATGTTTACGATAAGGACAAACACCCTGGACCCTCGCTCCGGGTTAAGAAGACAGTTGGTGTGGAGACTAGTATTGTTCTGTTGAAGGAAAATGGCGTTAATCTAACGTTGACGATCGTTGATACGCCAGGATTTGGGGACGCGGTGGATAATAGTAACTG CTGGCAACCGATCATCGACTTCGTGGAATCGAAATACGAAGAGTTTCTCAACGCGGAGTCTCGCGTGACGCGTCAAGCGGCGCCACCTGACACGCGAGTCCATTGCTGCCTCTACTTTATTGCGCCGAGCGGACATGGCTTGAAACCCCTCGATGTAGAGTTCATGCAGCGGCTCGGCGATAAAGTCAATATAATACCAGTTATTGCTAAAGCGGATACCATGACGCCAGAGGAGTGTATGGAATTTAAAGAGCAG ATAATGAAAGAAATAAATCAGCACAAGATCAAAATCTATGACTTTCCGGAGAGTACGGGTGAGGAGGGCGAAGGAGATGCGACTAAGACGCTTCGGAACAGAGTGCCATTCGCGGTGGTCGGTGCCAATACGGTCATCGAACAGGATGGAAAACGTATTCGGGGCCGGAAGTACCCTTGGGGTATTGCAGAGG TTGAAAATCTCGAGCACTGCGATTTCTTGGCGCTACGGAACATGGTAATAAGGACTCATCTTCAGGACCTGAAAGATGTTACCAGCTCAGTCCACTATGAAAATTATAGATGTCGCAAGTTAGCTGGTCTTTCACACGACGGCAAACCGCACAGGATCAATTCtaataa TTTCTGCCCGCAAGGATTGATGAACAGTTTCATGACCGTCTG GAATCCGTTAGCTCAGATGGAGGAGGAAAAGAGGGAACATGATCAGAAAATGAAGAAAATGGAAAGTGAAATGGAACAG gTGTTTGAGTCCAAAGTCCGCGAGAAGCGTGCAAAGCTCAAAGAGTCCGAAGCTGAATTGGCTAGACGGCACGAAGCCACGCGACGCGCTCTGGAGGCCCAAGCGCGGGAGTTGGAGGAGAGACAGAGGGCCCTGCAAGCGGAACAATCTGCCTGGGAGAGGGAGACCGGGCTCTCGCTTGACGATCTGCGACGCCGATCTTTGGAGGCCAATAGCAAGGA
- the LOC125058368 gene encoding septin-7 isoform X4: MNGSAATVNGTVNGTNGSLNGIGAAPRTATLGTPSSYAYTSSGSLLGRGGSARPVPPPTLPKYSGSFSAGSVSSAGLRERDREGTGGSHRLASLERLALRQRIIEQSANNQIVTGALNNSTTSTGPTSATVTLTDTATLQSKRELFFKSESVSSGGVSATGLPNTTPPAPPLAPSSLKDALAKRSATLPEPQENNHVEANGTAKLISSASVDIKPNPPQMPAPPVPTSAPPAAPLRSTENIIKKPDHPPVAPKPELPKIEKPKTKELDGYVGFANLPNQVYRKAVKKGFEFTLMVVGETGLGKSTLINSLFLTDVYDKDKHPGPSLRVKKTVGVETSIVLLKENGVNLTLTIVDTPGFGDAVDNSNCWQPIIDFVESKYEEFLNAESRVTRQAAPPDTRVHCCLYFIAPSGHGLKPLDVEFMQRLGDKVNIIPVIAKADTMTPEECMEFKEQIMKEINQHKIKIYDFPESTGEEGEGDATKTLRNRVPFAVVGANTVIEQDGKRIRGRKYPWGIAEVENLEHCDFLALRNMVIRTHLQDLKDVTSSVHYENYRCRKLAGLSHDGKPHRINSNKNPLAQMEEEKREHDQKMKKMESEMEQVFESKVREKRAKLKESEAELARRHEATRRALEAQARELEERQRALQAEQSAWERETGLSLDDLRRRSLEANSKETMDGKEKKDKKKKGLF, translated from the exons ATGAACGGCAGTGCAGCGACGGTGAATGGTACCGTCAATGGTACCAACGGTTCTCTTAATGGAATTGGCGCTGCTCCACGTACAGCTACACTTGGAACTCCAAGCAGTTATGCATATACATCCAGCGGCTCCTTACTTGGTAGAGGAGGGTCGGCAAGGCCAGTGCCGCCACCGACGTTGCCCAAATACAGTGGATCGTTTAGCGCTGGTAGTGTTAGTTCTGCCGGATTGAGGGAAAGGGATAGGGAAGGAACAGGTGGTTCTCACAGATTAGCAAGTTTAGAAAGATTAGCACTTCGACAGAGGATTATAGAACAAAGTGCAAATAACCAGATAGTTACTGGTGCGCTCAATAATTCCACTACCAGTACTGGACCCACCTCAGCCACAGTCACCCTCACCGACACGGCTACA TTACAAAGTAAACGCGAGCTGTTCTTCAAGTCTGAATCAGTAAGCAGCGGCGGGGTGAGCGCAACAGGGCTGCCAAACACTACGCCGCCCGCTCCGCCGCTAGCGCCCTCGTCCCTTAAGGACGCGCTCGCGAAACGCTCGGCGACTCTCCCCGAGCCGCAAGAGAACAATCACGTAGAAGCGAATGGTACAGCGAAGTTGATTAGTAGCGCATCAGTTGACATAAAACCCAACCCGCCACAGATGCCCGCCCCGCCGGTACCAACATCAGCTCCGCCTGCTGCGCCACTCAGGAGTACAGAGAATATAATTAAG aaGCCCGATCACCCACCAGTCGCCCCAAAACCAGAACTACCTAAAATAGAAAAACCCAAAACCAAAGAACTAGATGGTTACGTCGGCTTTGCAAATCTGCCGAACCAAGTATACAGGAAAGCTGTCAAAAAGGGCTTTGAATTCACTTTGATGGTTGTTG GTGAAACCGGTTTGGGAAAGTCTACATTAATAAACTCGTTGTTCCTGACCGATGTTTACGATAAGGACAAACACCCTGGACCCTCGCTCCGGGTTAAGAAGACAGTTGGTGTGGAGACTAGTATTGTTCTGTTGAAGGAAAATGGCGTTAATCTAACGTTGACGATCGTTGATACGCCAGGATTTGGGGACGCGGTGGATAATAGTAACTG CTGGCAACCGATCATCGACTTCGTGGAATCGAAATACGAAGAGTTTCTCAACGCGGAGTCTCGCGTGACGCGTCAAGCGGCGCCACCTGACACGCGAGTCCATTGCTGCCTCTACTTTATTGCGCCGAGCGGACATGGCTTGAAACCCCTCGATGTAGAGTTCATGCAGCGGCTCGGCGATAAAGTCAATATAATACCAGTTATTGCTAAAGCGGATACCATGACGCCAGAGGAGTGTATGGAATTTAAAGAGCAG ATAATGAAAGAAATAAATCAGCACAAGATCAAAATCTATGACTTTCCGGAGAGTACGGGTGAGGAGGGCGAAGGAGATGCGACTAAGACGCTTCGGAACAGAGTGCCATTCGCGGTGGTCGGTGCCAATACGGTCATCGAACAGGATGGAAAACGTATTCGGGGCCGGAAGTACCCTTGGGGTATTGCAGAGG TTGAAAATCTCGAGCACTGCGATTTCTTGGCGCTACGGAACATGGTAATAAGGACTCATCTTCAGGACCTGAAAGATGTTACCAGCTCAGTCCACTATGAAAATTATAGATGTCGCAAGTTAGCTGGTCTTTCACACGACGGCAAACCGCACAGGATCAATTCtaataa GAATCCGTTAGCTCAGATGGAGGAGGAAAAGAGGGAACATGATCAGAAAATGAAGAAAATGGAAAGTGAAATGGAACAG gTGTTTGAGTCCAAAGTCCGCGAGAAGCGTGCAAAGCTCAAAGAGTCCGAAGCTGAATTGGCTAGACGGCACGAAGCCACGCGACGCGCTCTGGAGGCCCAAGCGCGGGAGTTGGAGGAGAGACAGAGGGCCCTGCAAGCGGAACAATCTGCCTGGGAGAGGGAGACCGGGCTCTCGCTTGACGATCTGCGACGCCGATCTTTGGAGGCCAATAGCAAGGA
- the LOC125058368 gene encoding septin-7 isoform X3, whose protein sequence is MNGSAATVNGTVNGTNGSLNGIGAAPRTATLGTPSSYAYTSSGSLLGRGGSARPVPPPTLPKYSGSFSAGSVSSAGLRERDREGTGGSHRLASLERLALRQRIIEQSANNQIVTGALNNSTTSTGPTSATVTLTDTATLQSKRELFFKSESVSSGGVSATGLPNTTPPAPPLAPSSLKDALAKRSATLPEPQENNHVEANGTAKLISSASVDIKPNPPQMPAPPVPTSAPPAAPLRSTENIIKKPDHPPVAPKPELPKIEKPKTKELDGYVGFANLPNQVYRKAVKKGFEFTLMVVGETGLGKSTLINSLFLTDVYDKDKHPGPSLRVKKTVGVETSIVLLKENGVNLTLTIVDTPGFGDAVDNSNCWQPIIDFVESKYEEFLNAESRVTRQAAPPDTRVHCCLYFIAPSGHGLKPLDVEFMQRLGDKVNIIPVIAKADTMTPEECMEFKEQIMKEINQHKIKIYDFPESTGEEGEGDATKTLRNRVPFAVVGANTVIEQDGKRIRGRKYPWGIAEVENLEHCDFLALRNMVIRTHLQDLKDVTSSVHYENYRCRKLAGLSHDGKPHRINSNKNPLAQMEEEKREHDQKMKKMESEMEQVFESKVREKRAKLKESEAELARRHEATRRALEAQARELEERQRALQAEQSAWERETGLSLDDLRRRSLEANSKETMDGKEKKDKKKKGFNSTYRNVLKKCTL, encoded by the exons ATGAACGGCAGTGCAGCGACGGTGAATGGTACCGTCAATGGTACCAACGGTTCTCTTAATGGAATTGGCGCTGCTCCACGTACAGCTACACTTGGAACTCCAAGCAGTTATGCATATACATCCAGCGGCTCCTTACTTGGTAGAGGAGGGTCGGCAAGGCCAGTGCCGCCACCGACGTTGCCCAAATACAGTGGATCGTTTAGCGCTGGTAGTGTTAGTTCTGCCGGATTGAGGGAAAGGGATAGGGAAGGAACAGGTGGTTCTCACAGATTAGCAAGTTTAGAAAGATTAGCACTTCGACAGAGGATTATAGAACAAAGTGCAAATAACCAGATAGTTACTGGTGCGCTCAATAATTCCACTACCAGTACTGGACCCACCTCAGCCACAGTCACCCTCACCGACACGGCTACA TTACAAAGTAAACGCGAGCTGTTCTTCAAGTCTGAATCAGTAAGCAGCGGCGGGGTGAGCGCAACAGGGCTGCCAAACACTACGCCGCCCGCTCCGCCGCTAGCGCCCTCGTCCCTTAAGGACGCGCTCGCGAAACGCTCGGCGACTCTCCCCGAGCCGCAAGAGAACAATCACGTAGAAGCGAATGGTACAGCGAAGTTGATTAGTAGCGCATCAGTTGACATAAAACCCAACCCGCCACAGATGCCCGCCCCGCCGGTACCAACATCAGCTCCGCCTGCTGCGCCACTCAGGAGTACAGAGAATATAATTAAG aaGCCCGATCACCCACCAGTCGCCCCAAAACCAGAACTACCTAAAATAGAAAAACCCAAAACCAAAGAACTAGATGGTTACGTCGGCTTTGCAAATCTGCCGAACCAAGTATACAGGAAAGCTGTCAAAAAGGGCTTTGAATTCACTTTGATGGTTGTTG GTGAAACCGGTTTGGGAAAGTCTACATTAATAAACTCGTTGTTCCTGACCGATGTTTACGATAAGGACAAACACCCTGGACCCTCGCTCCGGGTTAAGAAGACAGTTGGTGTGGAGACTAGTATTGTTCTGTTGAAGGAAAATGGCGTTAATCTAACGTTGACGATCGTTGATACGCCAGGATTTGGGGACGCGGTGGATAATAGTAACTG CTGGCAACCGATCATCGACTTCGTGGAATCGAAATACGAAGAGTTTCTCAACGCGGAGTCTCGCGTGACGCGTCAAGCGGCGCCACCTGACACGCGAGTCCATTGCTGCCTCTACTTTATTGCGCCGAGCGGACATGGCTTGAAACCCCTCGATGTAGAGTTCATGCAGCGGCTCGGCGATAAAGTCAATATAATACCAGTTATTGCTAAAGCGGATACCATGACGCCAGAGGAGTGTATGGAATTTAAAGAGCAG ATAATGAAAGAAATAAATCAGCACAAGATCAAAATCTATGACTTTCCGGAGAGTACGGGTGAGGAGGGCGAAGGAGATGCGACTAAGACGCTTCGGAACAGAGTGCCATTCGCGGTGGTCGGTGCCAATACGGTCATCGAACAGGATGGAAAACGTATTCGGGGCCGGAAGTACCCTTGGGGTATTGCAGAGG TTGAAAATCTCGAGCACTGCGATTTCTTGGCGCTACGGAACATGGTAATAAGGACTCATCTTCAGGACCTGAAAGATGTTACCAGCTCAGTCCACTATGAAAATTATAGATGTCGCAAGTTAGCTGGTCTTTCACACGACGGCAAACCGCACAGGATCAATTCtaataa GAATCCGTTAGCTCAGATGGAGGAGGAAAAGAGGGAACATGATCAGAAAATGAAGAAAATGGAAAGTGAAATGGAACAG gTGTTTGAGTCCAAAGTCCGCGAGAAGCGTGCAAAGCTCAAAGAGTCCGAAGCTGAATTGGCTAGACGGCACGAAGCCACGCGACGCGCTCTGGAGGCCCAAGCGCGGGAGTTGGAGGAGAGACAGAGGGCCCTGCAAGCGGAACAATCTGCCTGGGAGAGGGAGACCGGGCTCTCGCTTGACGATCTGCGACGCCGATCTTTGGAGGCCAATAGCAAGGA
- the LOC125058368 gene encoding septin-7 isoform X5 produces the protein MDNMASNGQTKLTRCASSVGDSGIDKSKVGWTSPREIWRNLSLRRKVELQSKRELFFKSESVSSGGVSATGLPNTTPPAPPLAPSSLKDALAKRSATLPEPQENNHVEANGTAKLISSASVDIKPNPPQMPAPPVPTSAPPAAPLRSTENIIKKPDHPPVAPKPELPKIEKPKTKELDGYVGFANLPNQVYRKAVKKGFEFTLMVVGETGLGKSTLINSLFLTDVYDKDKHPGPSLRVKKTVGVETSIVLLKENGVNLTLTIVDTPGFGDAVDNSNCWQPIIDFVESKYEEFLNAESRVTRQAAPPDTRVHCCLYFIAPSGHGLKPLDVEFMQRLGDKVNIIPVIAKADTMTPEECMEFKEQIMKEINQHKIKIYDFPESTGEEGEGDATKTLRNRVPFAVVGANTVIEQDGKRIRGRKYPWGIAEVENLEHCDFLALRNMVIRTHLQDLKDVTSSVHYENYRCRKLAGLSHDGKPHRINSNNFCPQGLMNSFMTVWNPLAQMEEEKREHDQKMKKMESEMEQVFESKVREKRAKLKESEAELARRHEATRRALEAQARELEERQRALQAEQSAWERETGLSLDDLRRRSLEANSKETMDGKEKKDKKKKGFNSTYRNVLKKCTL, from the exons ATGGATAATATGGCATCTAACGGACAAACTAAACTCACAAGATGTGCGAGTAGTGTTGGCGATAGTGGTATTGATAAATCCAAGGTGGGATGGACGAGTCCCAGGGAGATTTGGCGAAATTTATCATTGCGCAGAAAAGTAGAG TTACAAAGTAAACGCGAGCTGTTCTTCAAGTCTGAATCAGTAAGCAGCGGCGGGGTGAGCGCAACAGGGCTGCCAAACACTACGCCGCCCGCTCCGCCGCTAGCGCCCTCGTCCCTTAAGGACGCGCTCGCGAAACGCTCGGCGACTCTCCCCGAGCCGCAAGAGAACAATCACGTAGAAGCGAATGGTACAGCGAAGTTGATTAGTAGCGCATCAGTTGACATAAAACCCAACCCGCCACAGATGCCCGCCCCGCCGGTACCAACATCAGCTCCGCCTGCTGCGCCACTCAGGAGTACAGAGAATATAATTAAG aaGCCCGATCACCCACCAGTCGCCCCAAAACCAGAACTACCTAAAATAGAAAAACCCAAAACCAAAGAACTAGATGGTTACGTCGGCTTTGCAAATCTGCCGAACCAAGTATACAGGAAAGCTGTCAAAAAGGGCTTTGAATTCACTTTGATGGTTGTTG GTGAAACCGGTTTGGGAAAGTCTACATTAATAAACTCGTTGTTCCTGACCGATGTTTACGATAAGGACAAACACCCTGGACCCTCGCTCCGGGTTAAGAAGACAGTTGGTGTGGAGACTAGTATTGTTCTGTTGAAGGAAAATGGCGTTAATCTAACGTTGACGATCGTTGATACGCCAGGATTTGGGGACGCGGTGGATAATAGTAACTG CTGGCAACCGATCATCGACTTCGTGGAATCGAAATACGAAGAGTTTCTCAACGCGGAGTCTCGCGTGACGCGTCAAGCGGCGCCACCTGACACGCGAGTCCATTGCTGCCTCTACTTTATTGCGCCGAGCGGACATGGCTTGAAACCCCTCGATGTAGAGTTCATGCAGCGGCTCGGCGATAAAGTCAATATAATACCAGTTATTGCTAAAGCGGATACCATGACGCCAGAGGAGTGTATGGAATTTAAAGAGCAG ATAATGAAAGAAATAAATCAGCACAAGATCAAAATCTATGACTTTCCGGAGAGTACGGGTGAGGAGGGCGAAGGAGATGCGACTAAGACGCTTCGGAACAGAGTGCCATTCGCGGTGGTCGGTGCCAATACGGTCATCGAACAGGATGGAAAACGTATTCGGGGCCGGAAGTACCCTTGGGGTATTGCAGAGG TTGAAAATCTCGAGCACTGCGATTTCTTGGCGCTACGGAACATGGTAATAAGGACTCATCTTCAGGACCTGAAAGATGTTACCAGCTCAGTCCACTATGAAAATTATAGATGTCGCAAGTTAGCTGGTCTTTCACACGACGGCAAACCGCACAGGATCAATTCtaataa TTTCTGCCCGCAAGGATTGATGAACAGTTTCATGACCGTCTG GAATCCGTTAGCTCAGATGGAGGAGGAAAAGAGGGAACATGATCAGAAAATGAAGAAAATGGAAAGTGAAATGGAACAG gTGTTTGAGTCCAAAGTCCGCGAGAAGCGTGCAAAGCTCAAAGAGTCCGAAGCTGAATTGGCTAGACGGCACGAAGCCACGCGACGCGCTCTGGAGGCCCAAGCGCGGGAGTTGGAGGAGAGACAGAGGGCCCTGCAAGCGGAACAATCTGCCTGGGAGAGGGAGACCGGGCTCTCGCTTGACGATCTGCGACGCCGATCTTTGGAGGCCAATAGCAAGGA
- the LOC125058368 gene encoding septin-7 isoform X8, with amino-acid sequence MVRKKNHNPEHEFNTLQSKRELFFKSESVSSGGVSATGLPNTTPPAPPLAPSSLKDALAKRSATLPEPQENNHVEANGTAKLISSASVDIKPNPPQMPAPPVPTSAPPAAPLRSTENIIKKPDHPPVAPKPELPKIEKPKTKELDGYVGFANLPNQVYRKAVKKGFEFTLMVVGETGLGKSTLINSLFLTDVYDKDKHPGPSLRVKKTVGVETSIVLLKENGVNLTLTIVDTPGFGDAVDNSNCWQPIIDFVESKYEEFLNAESRVTRQAAPPDTRVHCCLYFIAPSGHGLKPLDVEFMQRLGDKVNIIPVIAKADTMTPEECMEFKEQIMKEINQHKIKIYDFPESTGEEGEGDATKTLRNRVPFAVVGANTVIEQDGKRIRGRKYPWGIAEVENLEHCDFLALRNMVIRTHLQDLKDVTSSVHYENYRCRKLAGLSHDGKPHRINSNNFCPQGLMNSFMTVWNPLAQMEEEKREHDQKMKKMESEMEQVFESKVREKRAKLKESEAELARRHEATRRALEAQARELEERQRALQAEQSAWERETGLSLDDLRRRSLEANSKETMDGKEKKDKKKKGFNSTYRNVLKKCTL; translated from the exons ATggtaaggaaaaaaaatcacaatcCGGAGCATGAATTCAATACT TTACAAAGTAAACGCGAGCTGTTCTTCAAGTCTGAATCAGTAAGCAGCGGCGGGGTGAGCGCAACAGGGCTGCCAAACACTACGCCGCCCGCTCCGCCGCTAGCGCCCTCGTCCCTTAAGGACGCGCTCGCGAAACGCTCGGCGACTCTCCCCGAGCCGCAAGAGAACAATCACGTAGAAGCGAATGGTACAGCGAAGTTGATTAGTAGCGCATCAGTTGACATAAAACCCAACCCGCCACAGATGCCCGCCCCGCCGGTACCAACATCAGCTCCGCCTGCTGCGCCACTCAGGAGTACAGAGAATATAATTAAG aaGCCCGATCACCCACCAGTCGCCCCAAAACCAGAACTACCTAAAATAGAAAAACCCAAAACCAAAGAACTAGATGGTTACGTCGGCTTTGCAAATCTGCCGAACCAAGTATACAGGAAAGCTGTCAAAAAGGGCTTTGAATTCACTTTGATGGTTGTTG GTGAAACCGGTTTGGGAAAGTCTACATTAATAAACTCGTTGTTCCTGACCGATGTTTACGATAAGGACAAACACCCTGGACCCTCGCTCCGGGTTAAGAAGACAGTTGGTGTGGAGACTAGTATTGTTCTGTTGAAGGAAAATGGCGTTAATCTAACGTTGACGATCGTTGATACGCCAGGATTTGGGGACGCGGTGGATAATAGTAACTG CTGGCAACCGATCATCGACTTCGTGGAATCGAAATACGAAGAGTTTCTCAACGCGGAGTCTCGCGTGACGCGTCAAGCGGCGCCACCTGACACGCGAGTCCATTGCTGCCTCTACTTTATTGCGCCGAGCGGACATGGCTTGAAACCCCTCGATGTAGAGTTCATGCAGCGGCTCGGCGATAAAGTCAATATAATACCAGTTATTGCTAAAGCGGATACCATGACGCCAGAGGAGTGTATGGAATTTAAAGAGCAG ATAATGAAAGAAATAAATCAGCACAAGATCAAAATCTATGACTTTCCGGAGAGTACGGGTGAGGAGGGCGAAGGAGATGCGACTAAGACGCTTCGGAACAGAGTGCCATTCGCGGTGGTCGGTGCCAATACGGTCATCGAACAGGATGGAAAACGTATTCGGGGCCGGAAGTACCCTTGGGGTATTGCAGAGG TTGAAAATCTCGAGCACTGCGATTTCTTGGCGCTACGGAACATGGTAATAAGGACTCATCTTCAGGACCTGAAAGATGTTACCAGCTCAGTCCACTATGAAAATTATAGATGTCGCAAGTTAGCTGGTCTTTCACACGACGGCAAACCGCACAGGATCAATTCtaataa TTTCTGCCCGCAAGGATTGATGAACAGTTTCATGACCGTCTG GAATCCGTTAGCTCAGATGGAGGAGGAAAAGAGGGAACATGATCAGAAAATGAAGAAAATGGAAAGTGAAATGGAACAG gTGTTTGAGTCCAAAGTCCGCGAGAAGCGTGCAAAGCTCAAAGAGTCCGAAGCTGAATTGGCTAGACGGCACGAAGCCACGCGACGCGCTCTGGAGGCCCAAGCGCGGGAGTTGGAGGAGAGACAGAGGGCCCTGCAAGCGGAACAATCTGCCTGGGAGAGGGAGACCGGGCTCTCGCTTGACGATCTGCGACGCCGATCTTTGGAGGCCAATAGCAAGGA